In Pseudoalteromonas xiamenensis, the following are encoded in one genomic region:
- a CDS encoding FlgO family outer membrane protein, with amino-acid sequence MRHTLLGLALPLFMLGCSAFQGNNRLTSNLEQGEMSEGVREIASPTSNFQNMAVKKQALQVNSTRSGKNINHYIKSIMQDLVTNLQYVNQKTPIAVASFVYLDADFNTTTLLGNQIAEGFVHELHQFGVPVVDFKTTDYMRVTEQGDFVFSRDYLELSQDMPFQYVMAGTLVNHQDGVLVNARIVGINSKAVVGTAQGFIPQKVIDELNSKDELDGVMLKRGM; translated from the coding sequence ATGAGACACACTTTATTAGGCTTAGCTTTGCCACTGTTCATGTTGGGTTGCTCAGCGTTTCAGGGAAATAATCGGCTAACGTCGAATCTTGAGCAAGGAGAAATGTCAGAAGGCGTGCGCGAAATTGCGTCCCCAACAAGTAATTTCCAAAATATGGCTGTGAAAAAACAGGCGCTACAAGTCAACTCGACTCGTTCTGGTAAAAACATCAATCACTATATCAAAAGCATAATGCAAGATTTAGTGACAAATCTGCAATATGTGAATCAGAAAACACCAATCGCAGTGGCAAGTTTTGTCTATCTAGATGCTGATTTTAATACCACCACGTTACTTGGCAATCAGATTGCAGAAGGGTTTGTCCATGAGCTGCATCAGTTTGGTGTGCCCGTCGTGGACTTTAAAACAACCGATTACATGAGAGTCACGGAGCAAGGCGACTTTGTATTCAGTCGAGATTACTTAGAATTAAGCCAAGATATGCCATTTCAATATGTTATGGCTGGCACGCTTGTCAATCATCAAGATGGTGTGTTAGTCAATGCGCGTATAGTTGGGATAAATAGCAAAGCGGTCGTTGGCACTGCCCAAGGTTTTATTCCTCAGAAAGTTATCGACGAGTTAAACTCAAAAGATGAGCTTGATGGTGTGATGTTGAAGCGAGGCATGTAA
- the eno gene encoding phosphopyruvate hydratase — translation MSKIVKVIGREVMDSRGNPTVEAEVFLESGAWGRACAPSGASTGTREALELRDGDKSRYLGKGVLTAVNYVNNEIANALIGKDALAQREVDQVMIDLDGTENKEKFGANAILAVSLANAKAAAQAKGVALYEHIADINGTSGKFSMPVPMMNIINGGEHADNNVDIQEFMVQPVGAKSFREALRMGAEIFHSLKKVLSARGLNTAVGDEGGFAPDLKSNEEALEVIVEAVKAAGYEMNKDVTLALDCASSEFYHDGKYDLKGEGKAFDSEGFADFLADLAARYPIVSIEDGLDESDWAGWKILTEKLGDKVQLVGDDLFVTNTKILTRGIEEKIGNSILIKFNQIGSLSETLDAIKMAQEAGFTAVISHRSGETEDATIADLAVGTAAGQIKTGSLCRSDRVAKYNQLLRIEEALGEKALYKGRSEIKGQ, via the coding sequence ATGTCAAAAATCGTTAAAGTGATTGGTCGTGAAGTTATGGACTCGCGCGGTAACCCGACTGTTGAAGCTGAAGTTTTCTTGGAATCTGGCGCTTGGGGACGCGCTTGTGCTCCATCAGGTGCTTCAACGGGTACTCGTGAAGCGTTAGAACTTCGCGATGGCGACAAATCACGTTACCTAGGTAAAGGTGTATTAACAGCGGTAAATTACGTAAACAATGAAATCGCCAATGCACTTATCGGTAAAGATGCACTTGCGCAACGTGAAGTTGACCAAGTAATGATCGATCTAGACGGTACTGAAAATAAAGAAAAATTTGGTGCGAACGCGATTCTTGCTGTTTCTCTGGCGAACGCGAAAGCTGCGGCACAAGCAAAAGGTGTGGCACTTTACGAACACATCGCAGACATCAATGGAACGTCTGGTAAATTCTCAATGCCAGTACCAATGATGAACATCATCAATGGTGGTGAGCACGCAGACAACAACGTTGACATCCAAGAGTTCATGGTTCAACCTGTTGGTGCTAAAAGCTTCCGTGAAGCACTGCGTATGGGTGCAGAGATCTTCCACAGCTTGAAGAAAGTATTAAGTGCACGTGGCCTAAATACAGCCGTGGGTGATGAAGGTGGTTTTGCACCAGATCTTAAATCAAACGAAGAAGCGCTAGAAGTTATCGTTGAAGCGGTTAAAGCGGCTGGCTATGAGATGAACAAAGACGTCACGCTTGCGCTTGACTGCGCCTCATCAGAATTTTACCACGATGGTAAGTATGACTTAAAAGGTGAAGGTAAAGCGTTTGACTCAGAAGGTTTTGCTGACTTCTTAGCCGATTTAGCGGCTCGTTACCCAATCGTTTCTATTGAAGATGGTCTAGATGAAAGTGACTGGGCAGGTTGGAAAATTCTTACAGAGAAATTGGGCGATAAAGTTCAACTTGTTGGTGACGATCTGTTCGTTACAAACACGAAGATCCTAACGCGTGGGATTGAAGAAAAGATTGGTAACTCAATCCTTATCAAGTTCAACCAAATCGGTTCATTGTCTGAGACGCTTGATGCAATCAAGATGGCACAAGAGGCTGGCTTTACTGCCGTTATTTCTCACCGCTCAGGTGAAACAGAAGATGCGACGATTGCCGATCTTGCTGTTGGTACAGCTGCAGGTCAAATCAAGACAGGTTCACTTTGCCGTTCAGACCGTGTAGCTAAGTACAACCAGTTACTACGCATCGAAGAAGCACTTGGTGAAAAAGCACTTTACAAAGGTCGCTCTGAAATCAAAGGTCAATAA
- a CDS encoding FlgO family outer membrane protein: MKLLSPSVGAALMTILFMSGCAWNQNNIATRDPVSLPTMSQYDLHSYVGALAAQLGDMTIPVKSNERIAVTSFLLADALERQTASGQGRGLSQQIQESLITYFTQMGYQTTEFRLESAIVLHPSADSILSRDVEKLRARQNIDYVITGTLTEQQHAFIVNARLTSLVDGLNMSAASIEIPKNVMWTNEKVQMREGTLYRTEY; this comes from the coding sequence ATGAAACTACTTTCTCCCAGCGTTGGTGCCGCACTAATGACCATTCTTTTTATGAGTGGTTGTGCGTGGAATCAAAATAACATTGCGACACGAGATCCGGTAAGTCTACCGACGATGTCGCAATACGACTTGCATAGCTATGTTGGCGCATTAGCAGCCCAATTGGGCGATATGACGATACCTGTAAAATCGAATGAACGGATTGCGGTTACCAGTTTTTTACTTGCAGACGCGCTTGAGCGGCAAACAGCTTCCGGACAGGGGCGAGGATTAAGCCAGCAAATTCAAGAAAGTCTGATTACGTATTTTACTCAAATGGGATATCAGACGACAGAATTTAGACTGGAAAGCGCTATTGTTTTACATCCTTCGGCCGATAGTATTCTTAGCAGAGATGTAGAAAAGCTACGAGCACGTCAAAATATCGACTATGTCATAACCGGAACGCTAACCGAACAGCAGCATGCGTTTATTGTGAATGCTCGGCTTACGAGTCTAGTGGACGGATTGAATATGTCTGCTGCGTCAATCGAAATTCCAAAAAATGTTATGTGGACCAATGAAAAAGTTCAAATGCGTGAAGGTACGCTTTACAGAACAGAGTATTAG
- a CDS encoding FlgO family outer membrane protein produces MKKLLVALILPSLTGCLSTIVNIDNQPQSTTPSVMTMQPTVVDNTEMPIVADMDEEPHEEAREQYVFSPNKHHKQLNDYVEQLALSLSDSLVASETPTIAVSSFVELNHSLQSTNQLGNQLSEGLLQALQRFGFVTIDFKVMDNIKIAGEGDFSFSRSLDELNKNLSADHVLSGSLIYRQQGVEIQARVVNLKNKALAASARTVVPYYVLQDIHL; encoded by the coding sequence ATGAAAAAGTTACTTGTTGCGTTGATTTTGCCGAGCTTGACTGGTTGCCTGTCAACCATCGTTAATATTGATAATCAACCTCAATCCACGACACCTTCTGTGATGACGATGCAACCGACGGTTGTGGATAATACAGAAATGCCAATAGTCGCAGACATGGATGAAGAGCCACATGAAGAGGCTCGAGAGCAATATGTTTTTTCACCCAACAAACATCATAAACAACTGAATGACTACGTTGAGCAGCTTGCGCTGTCCTTGTCAGATTCATTAGTGGCTTCTGAAACGCCGACGATTGCGGTGTCGTCATTTGTCGAACTGAACCACTCATTGCAGTCAACAAATCAGTTGGGTAATCAACTGTCTGAAGGATTACTTCAAGCGCTACAACGATTTGGTTTTGTTACTATTGACTTTAAAGTAATGGATAACATAAAAATTGCAGGTGAAGGGGATTTCAGTTTTTCTCGTTCGCTTGACGAACTCAATAAAAATCTAAGTGCAGATCATGTCTTATCTGGTTCATTGATATATCGACAACAAGGCGTCGAAATTCAGGCTAGAGTCGTAAATTTGAAGAACAAAGCGCTCGCCGCAAGTGCTCGCACGGTTGTACCATACTACGTATTACAAGATATCCATCTTTAA
- the lgt gene encoding prolipoprotein diacylglyceryl transferase has translation MAWQFPEIDPVIFSVGPLSVRWYGLMYLIGFVFAMWYANKEAEKPGSTWTKEQVSDLLFYGMLGVILGGRIGYVLFYQFNYFIENPMYLFRVDQGGMSFHGGALGVITAVLVFAWRTKKSILSVGDFVVPLVPVGLFAGRIGNFINGELWGRATDVPWAMIFPTGGPIARHPSQLYEAFLEGLVLFLMLLWFKQRSRPAGALSGLFLFGYGIFRFCVEYFREPDAHIGLYGGIISQGQILSLPMVFAGIGLMVWAYRSKRQVNQAQ, from the coding sequence ATGGCTTGGCAATTTCCAGAAATTGACCCTGTAATCTTCAGTGTAGGGCCTTTAAGCGTTCGCTGGTATGGATTAATGTACCTAATCGGCTTTGTCTTTGCGATGTGGTATGCCAATAAAGAGGCTGAAAAACCAGGAAGCACTTGGACTAAAGAGCAAGTAAGTGACTTACTGTTCTATGGCATGCTTGGGGTTATTCTGGGCGGGCGTATTGGTTATGTGCTTTTTTATCAGTTTAATTATTTCATTGAAAACCCCATGTATCTCTTCCGGGTTGATCAAGGTGGAATGTCGTTCCACGGCGGAGCACTTGGTGTCATTACTGCGGTGTTGGTTTTCGCATGGCGAACTAAAAAGTCGATTTTAAGTGTGGGTGATTTTGTCGTGCCTCTCGTGCCTGTTGGCTTATTTGCTGGCCGTATTGGCAACTTTATCAATGGTGAGCTTTGGGGACGCGCAACGGACGTGCCGTGGGCGATGATTTTTCCAACGGGCGGACCTATAGCACGGCACCCATCACAACTGTATGAAGCGTTTCTCGAAGGCTTAGTCTTGTTCCTTATGCTACTTTGGTTCAAACAACGATCTCGTCCAGCAGGAGCATTGTCCGGTTTGTTCTTGTTTGGATACGGTATCTTTAGATTTTGTGTAGAATACTTCCGTGAACCAGATGCCCATATTGGGTTGTACGGTGGTATAATTTCTCAAGGTCAAATATTATCGTTGCCGATGGTCTTTGCTGGAATTGGGTTGATGGTGTGGGCGTATCGCTCAAAACGTCAAGTGAACCAAGCGCAATAG
- the mutH gene encoding DNA mismatch repair endonuclease MutH, with amino-acid sequence MLSPPKTTAELMQRVDAIAGLTLGEIAQHYQFKVPENLLKEKGWMGQLIEYVLGASAGSKPVPDFELLGIELKTLPIGYNGKPLETTYVSVVPLIDVTGLQWENSVVRHKLSHVLWLPILAERDIAPIDRTIGSGFLWKPSATQEAAIRRDWEEQLELITLGRVEEINGHLGEVMQIRPKAANSKALTDAIGPHGKAIKTLPRGFYLKTQFTADILKSQFGA; translated from the coding sequence ATGCTATCTCCACCAAAAACAACGGCTGAATTAATGCAACGTGTCGATGCTATCGCTGGCCTTACATTGGGTGAAATTGCGCAACATTACCAATTTAAGGTTCCGGAAAACCTGCTCAAAGAAAAGGGTTGGATGGGTCAATTAATTGAATATGTTCTAGGCGCGTCCGCGGGTTCGAAGCCTGTTCCAGATTTTGAATTACTTGGAATCGAGCTTAAAACTTTGCCCATTGGTTACAACGGTAAACCGCTCGAAACAACCTACGTCTCAGTTGTACCTCTGATTGATGTAACGGGGCTTCAGTGGGAAAACTCCGTCGTTCGTCATAAACTTTCACATGTATTGTGGTTACCTATTCTTGCCGAGCGGGATATCGCGCCTATCGACCGTACCATTGGCAGTGGATTTCTTTGGAAGCCATCCGCAACACAGGAAGCAGCGATAAGACGAGATTGGGAAGAACAACTGGAGTTAATAACTTTGGGCCGAGTTGAAGAAATCAATGGTCATTTAGGGGAAGTTATGCAGATCCGGCCGAAAGCGGCTAACAGTAAAGCGCTTACGGATGCAATTGGTCCTCACGGAAAAGCTATCAAAACATTGCCTCGAGGCTTTTACTTAAAAACACAATTCACAGCAGACATATTAAAATCGCAATTTGGTGCCTAA
- the ptsP gene encoding phosphoenolpyruvate--protein phosphotransferase gives MLATLRTIAEAVAQEPSLDAALNRFVSMVKEAMQTECCSIYFADYSQDNFILMATNGLNPSAVGTFRMGFTEGLVGLVAQREEPINVAYAQAHPRFKLSPEVNEEGYNAFLSVPVVHQRKVLGVIVVQQKAARVFSHDEESFLITLSAQLASQLANIELKEVLRQSDSTHQTSMLKGVASAPGIAIGEGFVVLPKLEFSSIELQKSDDTENQRKKFLQAVSATRHEFHVLANTLSDTIPKEALAVFEVYQQLLDARSLGQRVEAELQAGWNAKSALKLVIERLVSQFSAMQDPYIKERAIDIKDIGLRVLHHLVSTEQAVKPYPEKTILIAHTLTPSMLAEVPKENLVGVVSINGAANSHASILTRAMAIPAIWGIEDLPLLQFDGKKLILDAYAGRVYISPSEALVREYLHLKHQDSLLHDKFEAEHDLPAVTKDGEHISLLLNAGLDLNTEQINAKLCDGVGLYRTEAWFMQKGQFPSQKEQEEWYREVLTRHHPDPVVMRTLDIGGDKVLDYFDIQEDNPFLGWRGIRVSLDHPELFLDQLKAMLKANAGLGNLRIMLPMVSHTEEVEEALALLEQAYFELQEEWADQFYDLERPEIGVMLEVPSSVFLLPEWAEKVDFCSVGSNDLTQYLLAVDRANAKVAELFDPYHPSVLRVLAKIAKDCQKFELPFSLCGELGGEPEGAILLVAMGYRRLSMNFSSLNKVKWVLRRLQVVDMENLLEACLAQSSAKQVHRLLKQFMIEQQFSELLYTQKGKV, from the coding sequence GTGCTTGCAACGTTAAGAACAATTGCTGAAGCGGTTGCTCAAGAGCCATCGCTAGATGCGGCCTTGAATCGTTTTGTAAGCATGGTCAAAGAGGCAATGCAGACGGAGTGCTGCTCCATCTATTTTGCAGATTACAGCCAAGATAATTTTATTTTGATGGCGACTAATGGCCTGAATCCAAGTGCCGTTGGGACATTTCGCATGGGCTTTACGGAAGGTCTTGTAGGTCTTGTAGCTCAGCGTGAAGAGCCAATCAACGTAGCATATGCACAAGCCCATCCTCGCTTTAAGCTCTCTCCAGAAGTAAACGAAGAAGGTTACAACGCCTTTTTATCCGTGCCAGTTGTGCACCAGCGCAAAGTGCTGGGCGTTATCGTTGTTCAGCAAAAAGCAGCAAGGGTGTTTAGCCATGATGAAGAGTCATTTCTGATTACCTTGTCTGCACAACTTGCCTCGCAGTTAGCTAATATCGAGCTTAAAGAGGTGTTAAGGCAAAGTGACTCAACCCATCAAACGTCTATGCTCAAAGGGGTTGCAAGTGCGCCGGGGATTGCCATTGGTGAAGGTTTTGTGGTTTTACCCAAACTTGAGTTTTCAAGTATTGAGCTGCAAAAAAGTGACGATACAGAAAATCAGCGAAAAAAATTCCTCCAAGCTGTCTCTGCCACGCGCCATGAATTTCATGTGTTAGCGAATACGTTAAGCGACACTATACCCAAAGAAGCATTGGCAGTTTTTGAGGTTTATCAACAGCTTCTAGATGCAAGAAGTTTAGGTCAGCGTGTTGAAGCAGAGTTGCAAGCGGGTTGGAATGCCAAGTCAGCACTGAAATTAGTCATAGAACGATTAGTGTCGCAATTTAGTGCCATGCAGGACCCGTATATTAAAGAGCGGGCTATAGACATCAAAGACATTGGTCTACGTGTCTTACATCATTTAGTTAGTACAGAACAAGCCGTTAAGCCTTACCCTGAAAAAACCATTCTGATTGCGCATACGTTGACGCCGTCGATGTTGGCGGAAGTGCCCAAGGAAAACTTAGTTGGGGTTGTAAGTATTAATGGTGCGGCTAATTCGCATGCCTCAATTCTTACGCGAGCAATGGCCATCCCTGCGATTTGGGGGATTGAAGACCTACCGCTATTGCAGTTTGATGGTAAGAAGTTGATTTTGGATGCCTACGCAGGCCGCGTTTACATCTCACCCTCTGAAGCTCTGGTACGTGAATACCTCCACCTTAAACATCAAGATAGCTTATTGCACGACAAGTTTGAGGCGGAACACGATCTACCTGCGGTAACAAAAGATGGCGAGCACATCAGTTTGTTACTCAATGCCGGTTTAGACTTAAACACCGAGCAAATTAACGCTAAGCTTTGCGACGGTGTTGGGCTTTATCGTACAGAAGCTTGGTTTATGCAAAAAGGGCAGTTCCCTTCGCAAAAAGAGCAAGAAGAATGGTATCGCGAAGTGCTGACTCGTCATCACCCCGATCCGGTGGTTATGCGGACCTTGGATATAGGCGGTGACAAAGTACTGGATTATTTTGATATTCAAGAAGATAACCCGTTTTTAGGCTGGCGTGGGATTCGTGTATCTCTTGATCATCCTGAACTTTTTCTAGACCAACTAAAAGCCATGCTCAAGGCTAATGCGGGCTTGGGTAATTTGCGTATTATGTTACCAATGGTCAGTCATACCGAAGAAGTTGAAGAAGCGTTGGCTTTACTAGAGCAAGCGTATTTTGAACTTCAAGAAGAATGGGCTGATCAATTTTATGATCTTGAGCGACCCGAGATCGGCGTAATGTTGGAAGTTCCATCGAGTGTTTTCCTATTGCCTGAGTGGGCGGAAAAAGTTGATTTTTGTTCGGTTGGTAGTAATGATTTAACGCAATACTTACTTGCGGTCGATAGGGCAAATGCTAAGGTTGCTGAGTTATTCGATCCTTACCACCCGAGCGTTCTACGTGTATTGGCGAAAATAGCAAAAGATTGTCAAAAATTTGAATTGCCGTTTAGTTTGTGTGGAGAGCTTGGTGGTGAGCCTGAAGGGGCTATTTTGTTGGTTGCTATGGGATATCGCCGCTTAAGTATGAACTTTTCTTCGCTTAATAAAGTGAAATGGGTGCTCAGACGGTTGCAGGTGGTTGACATGGAAAATCTACTCGAAGCCTGTTTGGCACAATCCTCAGCTAAGCAAGTACACCGATTGTTGAAACAGTTTATGATTGAACAGCAGTTTAGTGAATTGTTGTATACCCAAAAAGGCAAAGTTTAA
- the rppH gene encoding RNA pyrophosphohydrolase, which translates to MIDAEGFRANVGIVICNNQGQVFWARRYGQHSWQFPQGGVDEGETPEQTMYRELREEVGLHPEDVEIVASSKHWLRYKLPKRLIRRDSSPVCIGQKQKWFLLKLRCKDEDVNLLHTHHPEFDDWRWVSYWYPVRQVVSFKRDVYRRVMKEFAPFAMPFNKREPAKENWRPKR; encoded by the coding sequence GTGATTGATGCCGAAGGTTTTCGTGCCAATGTCGGGATTGTAATTTGCAATAATCAGGGTCAGGTATTTTGGGCTAGACGTTATGGCCAACACTCCTGGCAATTTCCACAAGGTGGTGTGGACGAAGGGGAAACCCCAGAGCAAACCATGTACAGAGAACTTCGCGAAGAAGTTGGTTTGCATCCAGAAGATGTTGAAATTGTAGCTAGTTCAAAACATTGGTTACGCTACAAATTACCAAAGAGATTGATCCGACGAGATTCAAGCCCGGTCTGTATTGGCCAGAAGCAAAAATGGTTTTTACTGAAACTTCGTTGTAAAGACGAAGATGTAAATTTACTCCATACGCATCATCCTGAGTTTGATGATTGGCGATGGGTTAGTTATTGGTATCCAGTGAGACAAGTGGTGTCTTTCAAACGTGACGTTTACCGACGCGTGATGAAGGAGTTTGCTCCATTTGCCATGCCATTTAATAAAAGAGAGCCTGCAAAGGAAAATTGGCGCCCAAAACGATAG
- a CDS encoding flagellar assembly protein T N-terminal domain-containing protein has product MQTQTRQYTATLKACCFLVGLGVAFESQAEWFESTGYAVIDDGDIAKARHAAIKDAVRQALIFSGASVSSVQTIADGVLSQDQVKIKSHGEVQQINLIEERQESGQFSVTLHLDIFATHSQCKQSKFNKQVAVTRSQLLQPQQARMGQIYDLPEAASRRLFETLNSRNMAVKPVPYIAAPINVKPFFSQQFDYKDGLIEEIATRTNSQFVIFSQITDIADGEQQNSDYAFWEDDSYKRSFKANFALFDALTMEPLWQQYYTTEGTWPFKKTQLVDVNSNQFWRSDYGDKIQEVFNKVSYDLSTAVSCLPTKGKILHIDGNRLVVNLGLTHGVKEGQLMSIAHRSDLSDNAGKRYSFGIQTINQLRVVQVNQQSAIVENIDKRPLSNIQLNDIIVIETAEDDGFGFE; this is encoded by the coding sequence ATGCAAACACAAACCCGCCAGTATACAGCCACGCTAAAAGCTTGTTGCTTTCTTGTTGGGCTAGGTGTTGCATTTGAGTCGCAAGCAGAATGGTTTGAGTCTACCGGATACGCCGTAATCGACGATGGTGACATTGCAAAAGCACGGCATGCAGCAATTAAAGATGCCGTACGTCAAGCGCTCATTTTTTCTGGCGCGTCGGTCAGCAGCGTACAAACTATTGCTGACGGCGTGCTCTCTCAAGATCAAGTAAAAATTAAGTCGCACGGCGAAGTTCAGCAAATCAACTTAATTGAAGAACGTCAAGAATCCGGTCAATTTTCCGTCACGTTGCATTTGGATATTTTTGCAACGCATAGCCAGTGCAAACAATCTAAATTTAACAAGCAGGTTGCCGTAACCCGAAGCCAACTTTTACAACCGCAACAAGCGCGAATGGGGCAAATATACGATTTACCTGAGGCTGCATCTCGACGCTTATTTGAAACCTTGAATAGCCGAAATATGGCGGTAAAACCAGTGCCATATATAGCAGCCCCTATCAACGTAAAACCCTTCTTTAGCCAACAATTTGACTACAAAGATGGGCTGATTGAAGAAATTGCGACACGGACCAACAGCCAATTCGTTATCTTCAGTCAAATAACCGATATTGCCGATGGTGAACAACAAAATAGCGATTATGCATTCTGGGAAGATGATTCATACAAACGCAGTTTTAAGGCCAACTTTGCGCTCTTTGATGCACTCACTATGGAACCACTTTGGCAGCAGTATTATACGACTGAAGGGACTTGGCCTTTCAAAAAAACTCAACTCGTTGATGTAAACAGCAACCAGTTTTGGCGAAGTGATTATGGCGATAAGATTCAAGAAGTCTTTAACAAAGTGAGTTATGACCTTTCAACCGCGGTGTCTTGTTTACCAACGAAAGGGAAAATTTTGCATATTGATGGCAACCGACTGGTAGTTAATCTCGGGTTAACACACGGAGTCAAAGAAGGCCAACTCATGTCTATCGCGCACCGCAGTGATTTGAGCGACAATGCAGGCAAACGTTACAGCTTTGGTATCCAAACGATAAATCAACTGCGCGTAGTGCAAGTTAACCAACAAAGTGCCATTGTTGAAAACATCGACAAGCGCCCGCTTAGCAACATTCAACTTAATGATATTATTGTAATTGAAACCGCAGAAGATGATGGTTTTGGGTTTGAATAA
- the flgN gene encoding flagellar export chaperone FlgN, with translation MADQTALCLQKLSQQATQLESLLEVLDKELDTLASKSGDGLKDLARTKLTLVNAVQKLDKEIATFGDETLNSSEVASKIASIRKQLELCQHKNEVNAQAARQAQLSVQQMKEILIGTPTSVTYDQGGSVRTSDSGLVRNIKA, from the coding sequence ATGGCTGATCAAACGGCACTGTGTCTACAAAAGTTAAGCCAACAAGCAACGCAGTTAGAATCGTTGCTGGAGGTGCTCGATAAAGAGCTTGATACGCTCGCGAGCAAAAGTGGCGACGGTCTTAAAGACCTTGCGCGTACAAAATTAACGTTGGTCAACGCAGTGCAAAAGCTCGACAAAGAAATCGCAACATTTGGTGATGAGACACTGAACTCGTCCGAAGTTGCGAGCAAAATTGCATCGATTCGCAAACAACTCGAATTGTGCCAGCATAAAAATGAAGTGAACGCACAGGCTGCTCGCCAAGCGCAACTGAGTGTTCAACAAATGAAAGAAATTCTAATAGGTACTCCAACTTCTGTCACTTATGACCAAGGTGGCAGCGTAAGAACGAGTGATTCAGGCTTAGTTCGCAACATAAAAGCTTAA
- a CDS encoding LPP20 family lipoprotein: MSKLNLLCALCAAFLLTACSTFFDKHIEYGYVEPDNYPVLKGIGYAPLSTQPGDSETEKMLMAIKASKLEAFRELAEQVYGHKVASNLTVQGAVAQNDQLQGQVQGIIRGAKVVKAYAVGDVYTTEVELDMKRVFDLYITEIKPRKVKRVTYY, translated from the coding sequence ATGAGCAAACTAAATCTTCTTTGTGCGCTGTGCGCTGCATTTTTGTTGACAGCGTGTAGCACATTTTTCGATAAACATATCGAATACGGTTATGTCGAACCGGATAATTATCCTGTGTTAAAGGGGATTGGGTACGCACCTTTGAGTACCCAGCCAGGCGATTCAGAAACAGAAAAAATGTTGATGGCAATTAAAGCATCGAAGCTGGAAGCATTTAGGGAATTAGCTGAGCAGGTGTACGGTCACAAAGTTGCCTCCAATTTAACGGTTCAGGGAGCTGTTGCTCAAAATGACCAGTTACAAGGTCAGGTACAAGGAATCATCCGTGGGGCTAAGGTAGTAAAGGCTTATGCCGTGGGTGATGTGTACACCACAGAAGTCGAGCTAGATATGAAACGCGTTTTTGATCTTTATATTACTGAAATAAAGCCTCGTAAGGTAAAACGAGTTACTTATTACTAG
- the galU gene encoding UTP--glucose-1-phosphate uridylyltransferase GalU, which produces MKAVIPVAGLGTRMLPATKAIPKEMLPIVDKPLIQYVVNEAVAAGIKEIVLVTHSSKNSIENHFDTSFELEATLEKRVKRQLLKEVQSICPKGVTLIHVRQGEAKGLGHAINCAGPVIGNSPFVVLLPDVLIDDVTSDLTKDNLAEMVARFKETGASQIMVEPVAHHDVDKFGIVDIGDVTLNAGESADLQSMVEKPPVEEAPSNLAVVGRYVLSQNIWSLLDKTPLGAGDEIQLTDAIAMLMQQEPVQAYAMKGKSHDCGSKLGYLCANVEYALRREEFAPELKAHIAKLLEAN; this is translated from the coding sequence ATGAAAGCGGTGATACCAGTTGCAGGACTTGGCACAAGAATGTTGCCAGCAACAAAAGCAATTCCTAAGGAAATGTTACCGATAGTTGATAAGCCATTGATTCAATACGTTGTTAATGAAGCAGTGGCGGCAGGCATTAAAGAAATTGTTCTTGTTACGCATTCAAGTAAGAATTCCATCGAAAACCACTTCGATACCAGCTTTGAATTGGAAGCGACGCTTGAAAAGCGTGTTAAGCGTCAATTATTGAAAGAAGTACAAAGTATTTGTCCAAAAGGCGTAACGCTTATTCACGTTCGCCAAGGTGAAGCAAAAGGGTTGGGTCATGCTATCAATTGTGCGGGTCCAGTGATTGGCAATTCGCCATTTGTTGTGCTGCTTCCTGATGTTTTGATTGATGACGTTACAAGTGATTTAACAAAAGATAATTTGGCCGAGATGGTTGCACGTTTTAAAGAAACAGGTGCGAGTCAAATTATGGTTGAACCTGTAGCGCATCACGATGTAGATAAATTTGGTATCGTCGATATTGGTGATGTGACGTTAAACGCAGGCGAAAGTGCAGACTTACAATCAATGGTTGAGAAACCACCTGTTGAAGAAGCACCGTCTAACCTGGCTGTTGTAGGTCGTTATGTACTCAGTCAGAATATTTGGTCACTGCTTGATAAGACACCGTTAGGAGCAGGAGATGAAATCCAGCTGACGGATGCTATTGCCATGTTAATGCAGCAAGAACCCGTTCAAGCTTATGCAATGAAAGGCAAAAGCCATGATTGTGGCAGTAAGTTAGGTTATTTATGTGCCAATGTTGAGTATGCGCTTCGTCGTGAAGAATTTGCTCCAGAGCTAAAAGCCCACATAGCAAAGCTACTCGAAGCCAATTAA